The DNA segment GATTAACCACGCGAGTAGTGACAACTGCCCTGCAATGCCTGCTGCGATGGCAGGGATCATAAATAATCCAGTGCCTAGCAAGGTAGTCGAGAGTTGTCCGATTCCTGAAATAAGCGTGATTTCTTGTTTGAGTTGTGTCATTCGCTCTCCTAGCTATTGGCTTATCATATCGGCCTTCTTGTGCCTGTCTTCTGATGTTTGGGTGATGCTATGAATGAGAGCATACATTGTCGACATCAATAATACAGCTAGCGAAACGTCTTAAGACACCGTCAATTTAACGGTTTTAACTTGATTAAGCGTGAAAGTGTCGGCTGTCATAATGGCTGTTATAAGTAGGAAAGTTGTGTCAAATTAGGCGTTATAAATAGAACAATAAATGGAAAGAATCAGAAGCATGGATAAATTTGATCGCCAAATTTTGGATATTCTCAAAACCAATGCACGATGCTCAGTGAGCGATATCGCCCGAGATGTCAGTCTCTCGCGTTCGGCGGTGAATGCCAGAATCAAGAAACTGGAAAGCGACAAAGTGATTACGGGTTATTGTGCACAAGTGGCAGAGCCCAATCAAACGAAGAATGTGTGCGCTTACATCTTGTTGAAGTTCGACATGTCGAGCAGCGACCATAGTTGTGAGTCTTACGCGACACGAATCCAGAGTATTGATGAGGTGCAATGGTGCCACTCTATTAGCGGTGAGACAGATATGATGCTTTATGTTGAAGTTGAAAGCATGGACCGTTTGAATCAAATCCGCGATCGGCTGCAAAGCTATCCAGAGCTTCGACACCTCATGACTCATACTGTCTTGACGGAGTTTTTTAACAAACAGAATGCGACGGTGCATTCATGTTAGGCAATATCAACTTAAACCTACTGCGCTCTCTGCATGTGCTTCTTGAAGAGTGTCATGTCAGTCGAACAGCTCAGCGTTTGCACATCACGCAGTCGGCGGTGAGCCGTCAACTGGCTCAGCTTAGAGATCTATGTGGTGATCCTTTGCTGGTTCGTGATGGTAACAAACTGGTTCCGACTAACCGTGCTTTGTTGCTCAAAGGTAAACTCGATGACTTGCTTGGAGAGTTCGACCACCTTTTAGACGATAAACCCTTTGAACCGCAAGACTGGCAGGGTGAACTGGTATTGTCTTCGAGTGACTATGTGGCTCAGTATATTCTTCCTGTTATTGTTGCAGAGGTGTCCGCCGAAGCCCCGAACATTAATTTGGCTTTCCGCTTGTGGCAGCCAAACTACCTTGAAGCTCTGAACGAGTCGGGTATTCATTTGGCTTCCAGTATGTTTCCCACAAAGCCAGAACAACTATCAAGCATTAAGCTTGGTGAAGATAAATCGGTGTGTTTGATGCGCAAGTCGCACCCATTAGCCCATCAATCGGCTTTGAGTGCAGAAGATATCGTCAGCTACTCTCACATCAAAGTGACAGGTGGCGGAGATAAAGACAGCTACGCGGACATAGCATTGAAGAAAAAAGGGCTTAAACGAAGAGTGGCTCTGCAGGTCCCGTTCTTTTCATCCGCAGGCACAGTGTTAATGCAAGATGACTATTTGATGATCGTGCCTGAACATATCGCCTATAACCTAGGTCGACACCTCGATACTACCTACTTTTCGTTGCCATTTGATACGGAAATGCACACCTATTGGTTAATGTGGCACCCTAAATATGACAACGACTCTGCCCACAAATGGGCGCGAGAAAAAGCATTCCAAGCGATGCAAAAGTCGAGTTACAATATCAGTATGACTTGAAATCATAGGTGTGATGATAATCTTTGATTTCAAATAATACCTTCTGCGAATTATGGTAAGTGCTAAGTATTGAGTATTAAGCAAAGAGCGTTCTGCTGGGGCGCTTTGTTTTACTAGGAATGGAATGATGACAGTAACAATTTGGTTTTCTTTATTAGCGATTTGCTTGTTGGGTGCAATGTCTCCGGGCCCAAGCTTGGCGATGATTGCAAAACACAGTCTGGCTGGTGGCCGTATGAACGGGCTTATCGCGGCTTGGTCTCACGCCGTAGGCATCGGTATTTATGCGTTCGCAACCATTGTTGGTTTAGCCGTTGTACTTGAGCAATCACCTATGTTGTTCAAAGGCATTAGTTTAGCGGGTGCAGCGTATCTGCTTTATCTCGGCGTGAATGCGTTGCGTTCGAAAGGTGGGGTTGCTGCGAAATTGGAGGCGGGTGAACAGATGAGTTACATGCAGTCTGCTCGCGAAGCTTTCTTGATCTCTATCTTGAGCCCAAAAATCGCGCTGTTCTTCATCGCTCTGTTTAGCCAATTTGTTGCGTTAGGTAATGAACTGACCAATCAAGTGATTATCGTATCAACACCGCTACTTGTAGACGGTTTATGGTACACATTTATCACCTTGGTGTTGTCTAGCCCTTTGATTGTTGAACGTATTCGCTCGAAAGCTCAGTTGATTGACCGATTGTCAGGTGTGGTGTTGATTCTGCTTGCTGTGCGTGTGGTGTGGATGATTTAGTCATCACTAGACCTTAAGATCTAAAACGGCTCACAAGAGATTATCTTGTGAGCCGTTTTTGTTTCTACTTATCTAAACGCTAAACGCTAAACGCTAAACGCTAAACGCTAACAGTTAACCGCTAAAAGAAGTTAGCCTGCTGAGTTTAGAACCGAGTCTAATTCTTTCATTGAGTCAGCAAAGTAAGGGTTATAGGTTAAACGTGCATGGTTTTTTCCATCTTCACGATATCCCCATGCTGAGTACCAAACTTCACTTGTCGCGTTGCACTCTTCTTCAAAACCTTCCTCTTGACCATTGGAGCAGATCTTCTCGCTACCATTGATTCCGTAATACGGATTGCTTGGCGAGAACAGTAAACCCATGTGAGAACCGTTCGAGATGCGTTGCTCCGGGAGCTTCATGCTGTACTGAACCGCTCGCGGATCATCGAGTGTCGTCTCACCTTGCCAGATCAACACATTGTTTGGGTTGGGCATCGATTCAGTAAACGCTTGTTGAACGAAACTGGTGTCAATCACGCTGTCGCCTTCACTCATTATAATAAACACCGGTTTATCGAAGTGCTTATCTTGTAAGTCATCACGAACGACTTCTGATGTCTCGTAGTAAACCGAGGCACCGTTCATTGGCAATGAGTTGTAACGCAACACGTTGTCTTCAGGATCTTGATCAGCCCAAGTGAAAAAGTAGCTTGCGAGCCCTGCGTATTGAACGGCAGACGAGCTTGGTTGAAACGCTGGAGAGAACAGCAGTAATCCGGAGATCTTTGGATCGTTCATCGCTTGCGAAGTGACGAGATTTGCGCCTGTTGAATAGCCGCCAAGCCAAACAGAATCATACTCTTGCTCAAGTAACTTGGTATGGTGAGCGACCACACCTTGCCAATCTTCTAAGCTCGGTTGCATTAGGTCACCCACACGACTGCCGTGACCCGGAAGCAATACAGTTCTCACTAAGTAACCTTGCTCAGCCAAATGGGTAGCGATGTCTTTAAACGAATAGGGTGAATCACCCAATCCATGGACCAATAACACTGCCTTGCCATTAGGTTCGGTAGGTTTGTATTCAGTCGGGGAGTTCAGTTGAATCTCAAGCTGCTTGTCTTTTGTCATGAACACGCGGTTTTTCAGCAGCCAATCTTGGGTGTCATTGACGTAGGCATCAAAGTTGTCTTGCTGATAGCTAGGCAAGTCTGGAGATGTTTCGTAAGCGGGTATAGTTGTCTCGTTGGAACAACCAACGAGACTTAAAGTCGTTAAGGCGAGCAGCGTTAGAATGGTATTTCTATGCATTTTTTAATGTTGTCTCTGTTGTGCTTTCACTATGTTTGAAACTTAAGTTTAGATTACTTTTTGCTTGAAAGGTCTTCGTATTCACCTTCAATAACACCGGCATCATTGGTTGATGACTGACGAGTGTTCATATGAGCTGCGAAACCTTGTTTCTTCATTTGATTCTGAATGCGCTTGCCAGTAATTAAAGCTGCAATAGCTAAAGGAATAGCAAGGATCAAGCTAGTGAATAACGCCAATAGGCCAGTAAACAACGCAACAATCGTAACTAATATATTTTTCATATTCATTCCTCTTTTTCTATGTTGTTACTATATCGCTTCTATTCTGAACGAAACATGAACACCACCAAATAATTCTAGAGAGTCACTATGACACAGGTGTGTGTGGATTGAGAGTTTATATGTAGTCATAATCACGCACTAAAATAAGGGAATAAAGCTAAGTTTAATAAAATCAATTAGTTAAAAGTTGGCACGGTTGATGCTCTATAGGGTTTGGAATAAGTCACTGTAAGCAAAGTACTTACAGTTAACTAAAATATTACTGGAGCCCTTATGTTCTGTATTCAATGTGAACAAACAATTCAAACCCCAACCGTAAAAGGCTGTTCTTTCGCACAAGGTATGTGTGGTAAAACATCGGAAGTATCCGACCTTCAAGACGTGTTGGTGCATTCTCTGCAAGGTGTTTCTTTCTGGGCCAATTTAGGCCGCGCTTGTGATGTTATTGATACTGAAATTGACGAATGGGCACCAAAAGCGTTCTTCGCAACACTGACTAACGTTAACTTCGACCCTGCTCGTATTATCGAGTTCGCACAACAATCTAACGAGTTTAAGCAGCGTTTAGAGCAACAGGTACGTGCGGCTGCTACGTTGATCGGTTTTGAAATCCCAGCACTTTCGGCTGCTGCGCAATTCGATCTTCCTACAGATTCTTCAGAGCTATTGGCGCTTGCCCCTCAAGCTGCGGTAAACCGTGGTCACGACTCTCAACATGAAGATGTGATTGGTCTTCGCCTTCTTTGCCTATACGGTCTAAAAGGTGCGGCAGCCTACATGGAGCACGCTCGTGTTCTTGGTCAAACTGACAATGCTATCTTTGCCGAATACCATGAAATCATGGCTTTCTTAGGTACTGACCCATCTGACCTAAAACAACTGCTAGATACGTCTATGCAGATTGGCTTGATGAACTACAAAGTTATGGAAATGCTGGATAAAGGTGAGACAGATACATTTGGTCACCCTCAACCAACAACCGTGAACGTGAAGACTAAGAAAGGCCACTGTATTCTTGTTTCTGGTCACGACTTGCATGATCTAGAAAAGATCCTTCAACAAACTGAAGGCAAGGGCATCAACGTTTACACTAACGGTGAGATGCTACCTGCACACGGTTACCCTGAACTGAACAAGTACCCACATCTTGCGGGTAACTACGGCAGCGCTTGGCAGAACCAGCAAAAAGAATTCGCTAACTTCCCTGGTGCCATCGTAATGACATCTAACTGCTTACTTAACCCAGATGTAGGCTCATACGCTGATCGTCTATTTACGCGTAGCATCGTCGGCTGGCCTGGTGTTGATCACCTTGAAGGCGATGATTTCAGTGCGGTAATCGACTGTGCTCTTGCGCAAGAAGGCTTCAAACATGACGAGATCGAGCAAATGATCACTGTCGGTTTTGGTCGTAACGCACTGATGGAAGCGGCACCTGCGGTTATTGAGCAAGTGAAAGAAGGCAACATCAAACACTTCTTCCTAGTCGGTGGTTGTGACGGTGACAAATCTGAACGTAGCTACTACACAGACTTCACAGCTCAAGCGCCAGAAGATTCAGTAATCCTGACATTGGCATGTGGTAAATTCCGTTTCAACAAAAACCAATTCGGTGACATTAACGGTATCCCACGTCTGTTAGATGTTGGCCAATGTAACGATGCTTACTCAGCGATTCAGCTTGCTATCGCACTGTCTCAAGAGTTTGATTGTGGTATCAACGAACTTCCGTTAACGCTAGTTCTATCTTGGTTCGAGCAAAAAGCGATCGTTATCCTGCTTACCCTGTTCGCTCTTGGTGTGAAAGGTATTTACACGGGCCCAACAGCGCCAGCTTTCCTAACAGAAAACCTATTAAAGATTATGCAAGACGAGTTCGATATGCGTTCTATCTCAACGCCAGAGCAAGATCTTAAAACAATCTTAGCGGCTTAATTTAAGCCAACTCTAAGCCCCGTTGTTGTGACGTTTTTCTAAAACAGACAACGGCGGGGCTTTTTCGATTTAAATCTTTAGTCATTTAATCATCTAGTCATTAGCAAGGTACACGAACTATGTATGCATGGTCGGATAGCGATTCAATCAATTTAGTGTGTTTAAAGAAATGGCACGAGACGCCAGATACGGTCAGCTTTGAGCTTGGCAGCGTTCCACAAGACTTACATTTCAACTTTAAGCCAGGGCAATTTATTACTCTGGGTTTGGATATGCCGGCGAAAACGGATTACCGTGCTTATTCTGTAGCGTCTTGCCCTGAAGATAACCGCCTGAAGCTGACGGTAAAGCGTGTGGAAGGTGGCTTGGTTTCGAACTTTATTGTTGATGAACTTGATGAAGGTGATGAGGTTTCTGTATTGAAGCCTGCTGGTGCGTTTAACTGTATTGATTGCATGCCAACGGCGACAAAGAAAGTAACGCTAGTGAGCGCGGGTTGCGGTATCACTCCGGTGATGGCGATGGCAAAGTATTGGTTGGCTCAAGGCAGTGATGTTGAAATCGATTTTGTTCACATGGCACGTAATCGACGCGAGACCATCTACTTTGAAGAGCTCAACCAACTCGATGAGACACACGCTAACTTTAACCTTAAGTTGCTTCTGAAAGACAGTGAAGGAACAACTGCTCCCCAAGGTCGTCTAGACAAGAGCTGGTTGGTAACACTCAGCCCAGATATTTTAGACAGAACCGTATACTTGTGTGGGCCGGTTAGCTTTATGCAAGACATAGAAAACTACCTGAAAGAACTTGAGTTCAACATGGATAACTTCTACCAAGAAAGTTTTACTCCCGCGACTCAAAGTAATAATTCACTAGCCCATAGCAATACTGCTTCAGAAGAACCACAAACAGAAGCGTCAGCAGATTCAAATGGCGCCGTTAAGGTGTTTGTTCCTGCATTTGGCGCAGAAGTTGAAGCAGAAGCGGGAACCCCATTGGCGGATTCATTAGAAAAAGCAGGTGTTCCGATTATTATTGCTTGTCGCAGTGGGATTTGTGGTTCGTGTAAGTGTAAAGTAACCAAAGGTTCGGTGGAATCAAGCAGCCAAGAAACATTGACGCCAGAACAGATTGAGCAAGGTTATGTACTCGCGTGTTCGAGTGCGATTCAGTCAGATGTTGAGGTTGAGTTGTAACAGATGTGAAGCTTTCCAAGAGTGACGAGGATAAAGTTCTTGTCATAGCGATAAAAGTTAGCTTGCCAGATGTAAAAAGGCCACTTAGATCAGAT comes from the Vibrio splendidus genome and includes:
- a CDS encoding FAD-binding oxidoreductase — protein: MYAWSDSDSINLVCLKKWHETPDTVSFELGSVPQDLHFNFKPGQFITLGLDMPAKTDYRAYSVASCPEDNRLKLTVKRVEGGLVSNFIVDELDEGDEVSVLKPAGAFNCIDCMPTATKKVTLVSAGCGITPVMAMAKYWLAQGSDVEIDFVHMARNRRETIYFEELNQLDETHANFNLKLLLKDSEGTTAPQGRLDKSWLVTLSPDILDRTVYLCGPVSFMQDIENYLKELEFNMDNFYQESFTPATQSNNSLAHSNTASEEPQTEASADSNGAVKVFVPAFGAEVEAEAGTPLADSLEKAGVPIIIACRSGICGSCKCKVTKGSVESSSQETLTPEQIEQGYVLACSSAIQSDVEVEL
- a CDS encoding LysR family transcriptional regulator, whose amino-acid sequence is MLGNINLNLLRSLHVLLEECHVSRTAQRLHITQSAVSRQLAQLRDLCGDPLLVRDGNKLVPTNRALLLKGKLDDLLGEFDHLLDDKPFEPQDWQGELVLSSSDYVAQYILPVIVAEVSAEAPNINLAFRLWQPNYLEALNESGIHLASSMFPTKPEQLSSIKLGEDKSVCLMRKSHPLAHQSALSAEDIVSYSHIKVTGGGDKDSYADIALKKKGLKRRVALQVPFFSSAGTVLMQDDYLMIVPEHIAYNLGRHLDTTYFSLPFDTEMHTYWLMWHPKYDNDSAHKWAREKAFQAMQKSSYNISMT
- a CDS encoding Lrp/AsnC family transcriptional regulator, whose amino-acid sequence is MDKFDRQILDILKTNARCSVSDIARDVSLSRSAVNARIKKLESDKVITGYCAQVAEPNQTKNVCAYILLKFDMSSSDHSCESYATRIQSIDEVQWCHSISGETDMMLYVEVESMDRLNQIRDRLQSYPELRHLMTHTVLTEFFNKQNATVHSC
- the hcp gene encoding hydroxylamine reductase, which codes for MFCIQCEQTIQTPTVKGCSFAQGMCGKTSEVSDLQDVLVHSLQGVSFWANLGRACDVIDTEIDEWAPKAFFATLTNVNFDPARIIEFAQQSNEFKQRLEQQVRAAATLIGFEIPALSAAAQFDLPTDSSELLALAPQAAVNRGHDSQHEDVIGLRLLCLYGLKGAAAYMEHARVLGQTDNAIFAEYHEIMAFLGTDPSDLKQLLDTSMQIGLMNYKVMEMLDKGETDTFGHPQPTTVNVKTKKGHCILVSGHDLHDLEKILQQTEGKGINVYTNGEMLPAHGYPELNKYPHLAGNYGSAWQNQQKEFANFPGAIVMTSNCLLNPDVGSYADRLFTRSIVGWPGVDHLEGDDFSAVIDCALAQEGFKHDEIEQMITVGFGRNALMEAAPAVIEQVKEGNIKHFFLVGGCDGDKSERSYYTDFTAQAPEDSVILTLACGKFRFNKNQFGDINGIPRLLDVGQCNDAYSAIQLAIALSQEFDCGINELPLTLVLSWFEQKAIVILLTLFALGVKGIYTGPTAPAFLTENLLKIMQDEFDMRSISTPEQDLKTILAA
- a CDS encoding LysE family translocator translates to MTVTIWFSLLAICLLGAMSPGPSLAMIAKHSLAGGRMNGLIAAWSHAVGIGIYAFATIVGLAVVLEQSPMLFKGISLAGAAYLLYLGVNALRSKGGVAAKLEAGEQMSYMQSAREAFLISILSPKIALFFIALFSQFVALGNELTNQVIIVSTPLLVDGLWYTFITLVLSSPLIVERIRSKAQLIDRLSGVVLILLAVRVVWMI
- a CDS encoding alpha/beta hydrolase, which codes for MHRNTILTLLALTTLSLVGCSNETTIPAYETSPDLPSYQQDNFDAYVNDTQDWLLKNRVFMTKDKQLEIQLNSPTEYKPTEPNGKAVLLVHGLGDSPYSFKDIATHLAEQGYLVRTVLLPGHGSRVGDLMQPSLEDWQGVVAHHTKLLEQEYDSVWLGGYSTGANLVTSQAMNDPKISGLLLFSPAFQPSSSAVQYAGLASYFFTWADQDPEDNVLRYNSLPMNGASVYYETSEVVRDDLQDKHFDKPVFIIMSEGDSVIDTSFVQQAFTESMPNPNNVLIWQGETTLDDPRAVQYSMKLPEQRISNGSHMGLLFSPSNPYYGINGSEKICSNGQEEGFEEECNATSEVWYSAWGYREDGKNHARLTYNPYFADSMKELDSVLNSAG